From Triticum aestivum cultivar Chinese Spring chromosome 4A, IWGSC CS RefSeq v2.1, whole genome shotgun sequence, a single genomic window includes:
- the LOC123082889 gene encoding AT-hook motif nuclear-localized protein 18, with amino-acid sequence MDPVAAAAHGGGHHFGPPVGTFHPFHGHFPGQQRPLQQQHPAFQHFQDHHHQLLGGMLAKQELVDESNTTINSGGSNNGNSGGEGEQHMGGGGGGGGGGSAQQQQQHAGGGGGEEGQQQQQQALAVMRRPRGRPAGSKNKPKPPVIITRDSASALRAHVLEVAAGCDVVDCVAAFARRRQVGVCVLSGTGAVANVSVRQPGGAVATLAGCFDILSLSGSFLPPPAPPSATGLTVYVSGGQGQVVGGTVAGALVASGPVVIMAASFGNASYERLPLDDEEPSAAQGLAQAHSSPPPLPLPTHQLQQQHQPSSSLAQAPDHHIPHNLMNGLQQLPGDPYGWTTPGGSGGRVSPY; translated from the coding sequence ATGGATCCGGTGGCCGCGGCGGCGCACGGCGGGGGGCACCACTTCGGGCCGCCGGTGGGGACGTTCCACCCGTTCCACGGCCACTTCCCGGGGCAGCAGCGGCCGTTGCAGCAGCAGCACCCGGCGTTCCAGCATTTCCAGGACCACCACCACCAGCTGCTCGGCGGGATGCTGGCCAAGCAGGAGCTCGTGGACGAGAGCAACACCACCATCAACAGCGGCGGCAGCAACAACGGCAACAGCGGCGGCGAGGGCGAGCAGcacatgggcggcggcggcggaggaggaggaggaggatccgcgcagcagcagcagcagcacgcggGCGGCGGAGGGGGCGAGGAggggcaacagcagcagcagcaggcgctGGCGGTGATGCGGCGGCCCAGGGGCCGGCCCGCGGGGTCCAAGAACAAGCCCAAGCCGCCCGTCATCATCACGCGGGACAGCGCCAGCGCGCTGCGGGCGCACGTCCTCGAGGTCGCCGCCGGATGCGACGTCGTCGACTGCGTCGCCGCCTTCGCGCGCCGCCGCCAGGTCGGCGTCTGCGTGCTCAGCGGCACGGGCGCCGTCGCCAACGTCTCCGTCCGCCAGCCCGGCGGCGCCGTCGCCACGCTCGCCGGCTGCTTCGACATCCTCTCGCTCTCCGGCTCCTTCCTGCCCCCGCCGGCGCCTCCGTCCGCCACGGGGCTCACCGTGTACGTCTCCGGCGGCCAGGGCCAGGTCGTGGGCGGCACGGTCGCCGGCGCGCTCGTGGCCTCCGGGCCCGTGGTCATCATGGCCGCCTCCTTCGGCAACGCCTCCTACGAGCGCCTCCCCCTCGACGACGAAGAGCCATCCGCAGCGCAGGGCCTCGCGCAGGCGCACTCCTCCCCACCGCCGCTCCCATTGCCGACAcaccagctccagcagcagcaccagCCGTCCTCCTCCCTGGCGCAGGCGCCCGACCACCACATCCCCCACAACCTGATGAACGGCCTCC